From the Paenibacillus sp. MMS20-IR301 genome, the window TGCTTTTATTAAGATTGGTTATGAAATGCTGGGCCAGGAGAAGCTGCTGCAGTATATCAATAATTTCGGGTTCAGTGAAAAGACAGGCATCGATCTTCCGGGAGAGGTATCGGGTCTTGTTAACCCGGATCCAAGCAGGGCGGTAGAAAATGCTACACTTGCTTATGGTCACGGTAAGCTGCTCGTTACACCGATTCAGCAGCTCACAGCGATTGCAGCGATTGCAAACGGCGGCAAGCTGATGGTGCCGCATGTCGTCAAGGAAGTCACTGATCCTAATACAGGTAAAACCACGGTTACCCAGCCTGAGGTTGTCCGGCAGGTGATTTCTGAGGAAAGTGCACGTGAGACCGGAAGTTATCTGGAGCAGGTTGTTGCGGATCTGCAGCACGGAACCGGCCGGCATGCATACATTGAAGGCTACCGGGTAGCCGGCAAGACCGGAACGGCAATCAAGCCTGACGGTAAAGGGGGCTATGACCGGGATAAGGTGCGTTCCTCCTTCCTCGGATATGCGCCGGCCAATAATCCGAAGATTGCGCTCTACGTTATCATTGACGAGCCTGCGGATGCTGCCGGGGGCGGTGCTGCTGCAGGTCCTGTATTTAAGGAGATTGTTTCACAGTCTCTGCAATATATGGGCGTACCCAAAGCTGTTGAATCCGATACCGCCGGCAGCAGTAAAACTCCGGCCAAGGCGGCAGCTGTCTCAGAACAGCGCAGTACGCCTGAGCTGACGGGCAAAACAGTGAAGGAAGCCAGACAGCAGCTGCTGAACCAGGGCTTTGATTTCGAGGCTGTCGGCAATGGAGCGGCGGTAATCAGCCAATATCCGGTTAAAGGCACGAAGCTTACCGCCGGACAGCGGATTTATCTGCTTACGCAGCAGGATGAAGCCATGAGCATTCCTGATTTGAAAGGCCAATCCCTGCGCGATGCGCTGGAAATTCTCAATCTGCTGAAAGTCGGCATTTCGGTTGAGGGTGAAGGTTATGTCACGGAGCAGACGCAGACGGAGAATAACGGGAAAATTCATGTGTCGCTCAAGCTCAGCCCGGTGAATGAGTACGGGGAGAATATTCCGGTTACCGCCGCTGATGAAGCAGCGGCGGGCGGGGAAGCGCCGTAACCCCTGTCACCCGGCGGCAATACTGCTTAAGGTGAGTCTGCCCTGAGATCTGGCACAGGCTTGTTCTATCCCCTGTTTGTCCCGAATAGTCATGAAGATAAGAGATCATGTCTATTCAAGCGAAAGCGGGGAGAACGGAATGAAGGTTTCGAAAGCCGTAACTCGGCGGAGAATGCTGTGGACGCTGCTGGGACTGGCCGTATTGTTCGGTTCGCTGGCCGTGCGTCTTGCCTATGTACAGTTATCACAAGGAGAGAAGCTGAGCGCCAAGGCTGAGGAATCCTGGCGGCGGAATATCCCCTTCACTGCTAAACGAGGCGAAATATTGGACAGAGAGGGCACCAAGCTGGCCTATAACATCAGTTCGCCGACTATCTATGCGATTCCTGTGCAAGTGAAAGAGAAGGATAAGACAGCTTCGCAGCTGGCTCCGCTGCTCGGTATGACCGAGGAGACGCTGGTCACTATGCTGAGCCAAAAGAAAGCCTCGGTGAAACTGCAGCCCGGCGGCCGCAAAATTACGATGGAGCTTGCCGCGAGCATCCGTGATTTGCAACTGCCGGGCATCGTTGTGGCTGAGGATAACAAACGTTTCTATCCCTTCGGCGATTTAGCCGCGCATATTCTCGGCTTCACAGGCATCGACAATCAGGGCATAACCGGCGTAGAGAATATCTATGACAAGCTGCTTCAGGGCAGCGCGGGCAATATCTCCTATTTGTCCGATGCCGGAGGCCGGCTGATGCCCGGTTCCTCTGAGAAGTACACCGATCCGCAGGACGGGCTGAGCCTGCAGCTTACCATTGATAAGCAGATCCAGTCGATCATGGAACGTGAGCTTGATCAGGCAATGGTCAAATATCAGGCTCAGGGCGCATGGTCTATCGCAATGGACCCGCGAAACGGCGAGATATTGGCCATGGCCAGCCGGCCGGGTTATGAGCCGGGGGCCTATAAGGAATACGATGCTGCAGTATATAACCGTAATTTACCGATCTGGATGACCTATGAGCCGGGCTCGACCTTCAAGATCATTACTTTGGCTGCTGCGCTGGAGGAAGGCAAGGTCGATTTGCAGCATGAGCATTTTTTCGATCCCGGTTATGTAGAGGTCGGCGGTGCGAAGCTGCGCTGCTGGAAGAAAGGCGGGCATGGCAGCCAGACCTTCCTCGAGGTTGTGGAGAACTCCTGCAACCCCGGATTTGTGGCCCTTGGCCAGCGTTTGGGCAAGGACACCTTATTTAAATACATCCGTGATTTCGGCTTCGGCACGAAGACCGGAATAGACCTCAATGGAGAGGCGAACGGGATTCTGTTCAAGCCTTCCCAGGTAGGTCCGGTAGAGCTGGCGACTACTGCCTTCGGCCAGGGGGTATCTGTGACGCCCATCCAGCAGATCGCGGCGGTATCAGCGGCGATTAACGGCGGCAAGCTGTATACACCGCATGTTGCCAAAGCCTGGATCAATCCGGATACAGGAAATGTGGTCTCAGAGGTGGAGTCAGAGCCGGTGCGCCAGGTTATTTCCGAAGAGACCTCTAAGAAAGTGCGGGCTGCCCTTGAGAGCGTGGTTGCCAAAGGCACAGGCCGGCCGGCATTTATTGACGGCTACCGTGTGGGCGGCAAGACAGGGACGGCACAGAAGGTTATCAACGGCCGGTATTCTCCTACGGAGCATATCGTATCATTTATCGGGTTTGCACCAGCCGATGATCCGCAGATCGTGGTCTATACGGCAGTGGATAATCCTAAGGGGATCCAGTTCGGAGGTGTGGTTGCAGCACCGATTGTCCAGAATATTCTGGAGGATGCTCTTCTGTATCTGAAGGTGCCGCAGCGCAAGGATCAGCTGCCCAAAACTTATAAGTACGGTGAGACTCCGATCGTCACCGTTCCTGATCTGACCGGAGCGACAGTTCAGGATATTTATGAGGATTTGAATATGAATTTCGTGCTGGCCCGCTCAGGTTCAGGCAATACTGTAATCAACCAGGCACCTAAGGCGGGAGCCAGGGTGGAGCAGGGCTCGACTATCCGGATTTATATGGGGTCTTCCAGCGAATAATATGGAGTGAGGGATTGCTATGAAAATTAATGAACTGTCTTCTTGTCTTGCCGCAGCGCGGCTATACGGGGAGGGTGACACTGAGATTACTGATCTGCAAGTGGATTCCCGCAAGGTTACACCGGGCAGTTTGTTCATCTGCCTGCCCGGCCACACCGTAGACGGACACGATTACGTGCCGCAGGCTGCTGCCAATGGTGCAGCTGCCATTGTCTGTGAACGGAAGCTGGAGACATCTCTTCCGCAGATTGTGGTGGATGACAGCCGGTTTGCTATGTCCGTTCTGTCGAATGTCTTCTTCGGGTCGCCCAGCAGCCGGATGAAGCTGATCGGGATTACAGGCACAAACGGCAAAACAACGACTACTTATCTGATTGAGCGCATTATGGAAGACCACGGTGTAAAGACCGGGCTGATCGGAACGATCCAGATGCGGTATGACGGGCAGACTTATCCTATGTCCGGCACGACGCAGGAATCACTTGAGCTGCAGCGCACGCTCAGCGATATGGCGCTGAAGGGGGTACAGTGCTGCGTGATGGAGGTATCTTCCCATGCCCTGCAGCAGGGCAGGGTGAAGGGTACGGACTACCGCACTGCAATCTTTACGAACCTGACCCAGGACCACTTGGATTATCATCATACGATGGAGGAATACCGGGCGGCTAAAGGGCTGTTCTTCTCCCGGCTGGGCAACGTAATCTCCCCGTGGAAGGAAGAACGCAAATATGCTGTGCTCAACGCAGATGATGCGGCGAGCGCCTATTTTTCCGGCCAGACGGCAGCGGAAGTGATTACATACGGCATCGACAGCAGCGCCAATGTCCGGGCATCGCAAATTTCCATTACAGCTAAAGGAACTTTTTTCCATGTGGATACGTTTAAAGGTGAAACTGATATTTCACTGCAGATGGTCGGCAAGTTCAACGTCTATAATGCACTGGCGGCTATTACCGCTGCGCTGCTGGAGGATGTGCCGCTTGCTGAGATCAAAGCCAGCCTGGAGTCGGTAGCCGGCGTAGACGGGCGTGTTGAGTCTGTAGATGCGGGACAGGACTTCGCTGTAATTGTAGACTATGCCCATACGCCTGACGGCCTGGAAAATGTATTGAAGGCAGTCTGTGAATTCGCTGCCGGCAAAGTTATAACCGTCTTCGGCTGCGGCGGGGACCGTGATACAACCA encodes:
- a CDS encoding penicillin-binding transpeptidase domain-containing protein, which translates into the protein MLQNEKWQKAAAEQWAHTSTIKAVRGVIEDRNGNVLASDVPAYTVVVNPEVIAEKGIGAEVIQGLNELLDKPVDELTKLVEAKDEKGKYYKNREIRNEGWKINQDLADKVTAFIEKLKKEHDTLETGVGLVREQKRYYPKDSLAAHILGYTDRDGNAIMGLEKYFNKQLAGTDGKLYYQSDGKGIKLPDSQDTFQPVVNGSNFKLTIDSTIQHYIEEAMKKAYAEYKPKSISVIAADPNTMEILGLANMPTFNPNEFWNAEPGDFFNHAIMTRFEPGSTFKIVPLAGAVQENLFDPDATFQSGSIRIKGYSKPLYDMNRAGYGTITFLEGVKRSSNVAFIKIGYEMLGQEKLLQYINNFGFSEKTGIDLPGEVSGLVNPDPSRAVENATLAYGHGKLLVTPIQQLTAIAAIANGGKLMVPHVVKEVTDPNTGKTTVTQPEVVRQVISEESARETGSYLEQVVADLQHGTGRHAYIEGYRVAGKTGTAIKPDGKGGYDRDKVRSSFLGYAPANNPKIALYVIIDEPADAAGGGAAAGPVFKEIVSQSLQYMGVPKAVESDTAGSSKTPAKAAAVSEQRSTPELTGKTVKEARQQLLNQGFDFEAVGNGAAVISQYPVKGTKLTAGQRIYLLTQQDEAMSIPDLKGQSLRDALEILNLLKVGISVEGEGYVTEQTQTENNGKIHVSLKLSPVNEYGENIPVTAADEAAAGGEAP
- a CDS encoding stage V sporulation protein D, translated to MKVSKAVTRRRMLWTLLGLAVLFGSLAVRLAYVQLSQGEKLSAKAEESWRRNIPFTAKRGEILDREGTKLAYNISSPTIYAIPVQVKEKDKTASQLAPLLGMTEETLVTMLSQKKASVKLQPGGRKITMELAASIRDLQLPGIVVAEDNKRFYPFGDLAAHILGFTGIDNQGITGVENIYDKLLQGSAGNISYLSDAGGRLMPGSSEKYTDPQDGLSLQLTIDKQIQSIMERELDQAMVKYQAQGAWSIAMDPRNGEILAMASRPGYEPGAYKEYDAAVYNRNLPIWMTYEPGSTFKIITLAAALEEGKVDLQHEHFFDPGYVEVGGAKLRCWKKGGHGSQTFLEVVENSCNPGFVALGQRLGKDTLFKYIRDFGFGTKTGIDLNGEANGILFKPSQVGPVELATTAFGQGVSVTPIQQIAAVSAAINGGKLYTPHVAKAWINPDTGNVVSEVESEPVRQVISEETSKKVRAALESVVAKGTGRPAFIDGYRVGGKTGTAQKVINGRYSPTEHIVSFIGFAPADDPQIVVYTAVDNPKGIQFGGVVAAPIVQNILEDALLYLKVPQRKDQLPKTYKYGETPIVTVPDLTGATVQDIYEDLNMNFVLARSGSGNTVINQAPKAGARVEQGSTIRIYMGSSSE
- a CDS encoding UDP-N-acetylmuramoyl-L-alanyl-D-glutamate--2,6-diaminopimelate ligase; its protein translation is MKINELSSCLAAARLYGEGDTEITDLQVDSRKVTPGSLFICLPGHTVDGHDYVPQAAANGAAAIVCERKLETSLPQIVVDDSRFAMSVLSNVFFGSPSSRMKLIGITGTNGKTTTTYLIERIMEDHGVKTGLIGTIQMRYDGQTYPMSGTTQESLELQRTLSDMALKGVQCCVMEVSSHALQQGRVKGTDYRTAIFTNLTQDHLDYHHTMEEYRAAKGLFFSRLGNVISPWKEERKYAVLNADDAASAYFSGQTAAEVITYGIDSSANVRASQISITAKGTFFHVDTFKGETDISLQMVGKFNVYNALAAITAALLEDVPLAEIKASLESVAGVDGRVESVDAGQDFAVIVDYAHTPDGLENVLKAVCEFAAGKVITVFGCGGDRDTTKRPLMGKIAAKYSDKVMVTSDNPRTEDPLLILRDIEAGLLEDGVQSERYEMIPDRREAIRKAIEMASPGDVVLIAGKGHETYQLIGGVVHDFDDRIVAKEVIRGRSY